Within the Eucalyptus grandis isolate ANBG69807.140 chromosome 1, ASM1654582v1, whole genome shotgun sequence genome, the region TTTTCTCGGTATCTTTAGTGTCCTCATTAACAAAATCCTTCTTAAGATtgtaaaacaaaaattaaaggCAATTGATTCTCGGAAGGTTATTTCGACCTAGAactaagaaataattttttttttttaaaaaaaaaaaaaccaaaccggTGGATTCGGAAACCGCCCAAAGCTTCACAAGATTGTTTTTCCAGTATTGCCATTTGCAAAAGCCGAAGGCAAACTAGAGCCAATACAGAGAGGACACCTGCAAAATAAATGGCAACGATAACAATCATTTAAATATATCGGGTATAGCGATAGTAGCATAATAATCTGTAACGGTGTTTGTGCAGATTATaacatttaaaagaaaaatcattaaaaacttATATGTtgatgtttaaattttttacatAGGCGTCGGTTGATGTAATCTATTACCAAGTGAATTGAATGCATCGAGTTCTAATCCATTTAGTTCAATAaaccaaattcaaaaataagaaactcGCTAATTCAAGCATGAACTCAACTCGAAATCTGATGAGTTAATCTTGGATAACACAAAGTTAAGATCGAGTTACATATCTGAGATAGGTCAAGTCAATTTCGCACCCACTTAATAAGTCTTTGAGTTCATATATATGTAGTACAACAACTTGCTTCTTTGTATTCAAATCGATTAAGTATGATATACGCATATGGTTGAGGTGACTCGCTATTGACTCAGATGAATTGTTTTGCACCCATCATAAATTTAGGTATGATAAGCTTATAAATTCAATCATACACTAAACTTGATCTCTGGAGCCCATGCAAGTTCATTCATCAAGCAACCAAAGTACACTTTTGCTCTCAAGTTTATTTAAAGCATACTTTTTGCGATTCTTGTAAAAGTCTAACAACAACTACCTTATAATTAAGTATGTTCGTGTAAGAATTGTCCAATAAAATAGTTATATTTTACTCGATCCTTAAAAGCAAATCGCTTTTCTGTTCCGTTAGACAAGTACACCAACTTTCATTCAAACTTGACACATTTGTTTATCGAATCGTAAATACTAAAAGCCATTTATCTACAACTCTAGCTTCATTTGCTTTAGTTTCCCCCTACTTGCACAAGCTAAAAACCTTTTATAAGCACAGGAACAAAATTGATCTCCCCAAATTAGCGATGTAAACGTAAAGTCTATATTAAGACATCTTAGATGGTATGGTATTACCATTATGCACGTACTATACTTGATGTTTCTAAGAAATGTCATGACTAATTTAATTGAAGAAGGGTCGCGGTGCTATTGATGGCAACAATTTCCCCGTGGCCTCAGTGCCTTGGACACGTCGGGGAGATCAATGAATTGAGATTGAAGACAAGACATTTTCTGTCGAAGCAGCGACGGAGTAAGTATACCAAATCCCTCAAGGTCAACGTCAAATCGAGTGCTCCTATAAAATGGCCAGAACGGCAGAACGGCCGATCGCGATAGGCACAGGGCAATAAGAAAGTGGCATTGACAAAGGAGGACCGGTGTAGCGTTTCGAATTGCTTCAAGGTGACGATCAAATAAGCCGGtcaaacaataataataataataataataataataataataataataataataagaaaaggagaagattgTCTTCCAAAGTCAGAGAAGAGATATTCCTTTCTAAAAGAGAATATGTAATACAGCGGCAGGAATAGATATGGTGGATGCACCGTACGTCAAGTAAGACGCCCTTTGCTTGGATCAAGCTAACATGGCGAACAAATAACTTGCGCCAGCTTCTCAAGTCCGTTGTGCATATGGAGATGGTAGAGGCATGAAGGAGGCTTCATATGTGGGTGGCTTTCTATGTGCTTTTGATAAGAAAAATGGGAAGGTGACATGCATAACCAGAATGCTTCCGCTTTAAGATTGAAAGATGCATAAAAACAGacaaaaccagagagagagagagagagagagagagctccggCGATGAAAGCACTTCTGAGAACCTTTACTATTTTTGCCAAATGAATGAAATTGCAGCACGCTCAACATAAACTTGAAGATTCCAAACCTTCTCGTTGGTCAAATTatatgaagaaaaaggaatgagATGTCTGGTTGATTCAGTGTACAACACCCTGGAACACGGTAATCCCGTGCACTGGGACACCCCTATACAATGCCATCTCAAGTTGTTTTTACCCTGCTGTTTGAAAATCTCCAAAATCATCATCTGGCACTTCTTGCGCACTCTGGTCATCATTAGAATTTGATTGCCCTAACTCTTCTTTATTTGAGCTGAGAGCCTTATGTTCGGGAAGTTGCCGAGAAGATGAATGTGGAGGCACGTCTTCTGTAGACTCACAACCAGAAGTAACAGGTGAAAGGGGTGCCGGGGGAGGTGGCGGTGGTTTGAGACATACCACGGGCTCTTCCTTATTGGCCTTCTCCAAAGACAAAGAGTTCAGACTTTGCTCCAAATGTTTCGACTTGAGACTACTGCTGCTTTTCTGTCAAGATTAGAGGGCAAATGCTATCAGCTGATGAATGAGCAAAGATCAATTCAGtttaatttttggatcaatGGATAGGTGCTAGATATCCTACGTTCTTTAATTGGAGTTTAAGAGTCTCCCCTTCTTTCAAACTGAAATCACCCGAAGACTTGTGCTGGTATTGCTGTTCCATCTCTTCTgcagttttctttttgtccaaatATCTTGATGAATAAGCATAAACATATTTGTAAGATTCGGCCaataaaattaatcattttagACAAAACATTCTTCCAAATCTTACAGAAAAGACAACATATGATATTAAGGACTTGAAATTCAGATTTTGTAAAGACAGTTGAGATCTGGGAAGTACTTCATGTGGTCATGCAAGGCTGCTTGGAAATCATAAGCCTCTGTTCTTTCTCGAAAGCCAATGCCAATGAAAGCATGCCGCATACGACCACCTGCATAGCTTTAAGCTGATCAGCATCATAGTTTGTCTAAGGGGCGAAAGGTTGTGAACAGACGCTCCTTCAATCTGATTGCAATGTCTATAAAAGACCAGCCCTTGTTTTGCCTCAGAGTTGCTCATAAAGTAACTTGGAGCTTATGTATTGTCACTAGCAGTAAGAAACCTTTGCACTCTTTAGAACAATAAATAATGCACTATGCTTATCAACAAATGGCAAACTTACcgatattttcttctatacGAAGAACAAAATATCTGCAAAGCAAGAACGTTCAAATAAATCCCATGAAACATTGacattgaagagaaaaagaacctTAATGAAAAATCAGCAAACCAATCAGATTTCACATTATCTGTTCTGCAGCATGTCTTGTAACAATCCATTAATATTCATGTCCAAGTATAGTCAATAGCAAAAAGGGTGTTCAACCTGCTGCTGTCAATTACAGCTTCCACTGGATGCGGCTCTCCATTTCTCAAGAATGCCCGAGCATATAAGTCACCTATTATAAATAGACAACCCAAAGTTAGAAGAAAACCAATATAAGACATGAAGGGACACATCTAATAGCAGCTCAACATTTATGCTAACCAGTAATCTTGTCTTCGAGTTTGATAATGCATTCTTCACCCTTGCTGATTACTTTCAATGCTCCCTCCCAAGCCCACTTGTTCACATCCCATTCATCAGCCCTAGATGAATTTCAGCAGCATGCTTAATCATTTTGGATGTGTTGGAAGACATAAAGCAAACGACAATGCCAACAAGTCTAACAACACCAACCATCTTCTACAGGAATAGTTATCAAACTTATATTGCAAAAAACAACTCAAAACCTAATGTCATGAACTATCAATAGTTGTCATCCATTCATGCATATGAGATGAGTGGCAGCAACATGTTCTTGTTTCTGGAAATATCTGAAAAATCACACCATATTGTTTCTGCATTGAACAAGTCCTGATTTCACTTTTCTGCCTAAGACACGTTGCAGCAACCATTGTGCTTTTGCAACCAAATATGGTCAGTTTACCATAGTTAAAAAAACTCATGATGTTATCAATTAGAAGTCCACAAAGCATTCGCTCCTATCCTTCCATGATTCATATCTAATACAAATTTTGATGGCTGCCGTAAACTTTAACACTAAGTTGGTAGGGATTCTGCATCTGCCATCTTCGAGATAGCTGCAACTTGCAGAGATAGGTTTTGATAGATTTTTCATTGCTTCACCGGTGCAACTGACAAGTTGACTAGAGTAGTCCTGATTATGATTCCAACAATTAACCCTTTTGTCAGTTCAGATCACATAATATTCTGGTCGCAACTGCAGGCTTACTATCAACTTTTCCCTGTGCTGCAAAATAAAAACTGCAGCAGTATTTTTTCCTCAATCGGTCAAGTTTAAGCACCTGTAAGAAGCTGCACTTTTCCTTGGCGGTATCTGCAAAAATTGCACACAAATTTAGCACTGCATACATGAAGAATAGCCCCTTTACAGAATCAACAACTCCAAAATAATTACAAgcacaaaaatcattaaaaaaaaaataaaaatgctctgCTATCATCTGAAACTACAATCCCAGTGAATTTCATTCTTTAGAAAGTGTTCCTGTATTTGGCCATTGTGTTAACCACAGTTTCTGTCTTCCCCAATAAAATCAATTCTCCATTCAATAAAGCCCCATAATTCTGCCCAACATCCAGTGAAATCTTCCATACACAAGATTGCGCAAAAAAATAAAGTCAcagttaaagaaaaaaaaaaaaaaaaaaaaaaaggcccccTTCTCGTGTTTTAAGTTGATCTGAGGTTGATTGACATGGAATTAACCTTTGCCTGTAAAGGGAAATTTGCAATTATTACAATTTTCGAAGTGCGGTTCTCATACAACATCGCCGCGGTTATCTGCTAATTTAAATGTTCGCAACACTGATTCAAtcatgaacaaaacaataataaatatcGCGAATGGCGAAATCATCGATAACATCTCCATACTGATCTTCTAAGTTCTAAGCGCATAGTGCTCCAATTCACACCGGGATCAACTCAAGCACGGGCGAGAATTCACAAAGTCAGAGCAAAAAAACACGAGAGTTCGAAAATCGGCGCGCAACCCAGCAACCAATTTACacaatttgatagattaaaCGGGGAAAGGAATGCCCTTTCTTCCGATGATCAGCGCGTACCAGATAGACGTAacactcggagacttggaacaGGACCAGCTCGATCGGTTCTGCCTCGTCGGCGTCCTCGGGGCTCTGCTGATCCTTCGATCTCGACTCCTCCTTTTCCATGGAGAGCGAGATTGATGATGCTCGGATCGGAAGACGAAGTGCGGAAGGTTAACTTCCAGTTGCAGCCGATTTCCAGAAGAAACGCGCAAATGCTCAAGAATTTGGTTGGCGATTGGTGAGCAGCTCtagtattattttctttttaggggTTTCTGTTTTTTGGTTGAAGATCGTGGGATaaacaattgtttttttttttttccttttttgggaaaattaaaattgcagaAGGcaaagtcctaaatattttaaaagctACAGTAATATTACACGGCTGACGAAGCAAGCCTTTGATATAATATGAATGATGAATGATGGATTAAGCCTCTAATCTGTGGTTTGTCTCGAGATAAAAGTGCAAATCATGTATGAGTCCGAAGCATGGGTAAGTCTCTCACActagtaatttaattttcatgttttgtagTTGATTTTAAAATCTACCATTAAGAAATCTAAAGTTATAATCCTGATTTTTTTGGGAttaatcaaaagtaaaaagtgtgtgtgtgtgtgtgtgtttttttttttgttaaaatttaaaacGCTATACTAAGTTTGAGAATTCATGAACGTTTAATATGTTAATTTACATGTTGACGGGAAATTTTCAAGTATAAGAAGTTATAGGCAATATAACACCAATAAACACAAGCCACTTGTGTTCTCTGGGGGATGTACGCATTGACTTATTGGAGGAGATGAAAGATAAGCCAGAGTTGGCGGAAAAGGAGAGGGCGCTCTACATGCAATGGGTAGACAATTTTGTGCATTATGGAGACCACGCTTTACTTAAATTCACGACACACTTAGGCCGGAGATATCTCGTATAACTCTTGCATCGATCAATGGATTAGTTTTGATTCATCAAAAAGGTTAAATTGTTCGAATTAGATTTTGTGCCCGTGTGTCGTGAAGATTTTGAAACTAATTGTGACCCTAGTTGCCTGCCATATCTATTAGAGCATGAGATACTTATAAATATTGATGTAgggtgttttttgtttttggtctaAAATAGTACTCCTTTGATGCTTCCATCCTCAATGGTTTGTGCATCATCCAAGAAAGTACATTAGCcatcaaaatgaacaaataaggAGATATTGGATCCCCTTATCCAATAtctcgcttaggtgagaaataCTCTGTTGGCTCTCCATTGACTTTCACACTAAAAGAGATTGTCGATACACATTGCATGATTAAGTCAACCCATTGATCGCAAAATCCAATCTTTAGCATGCTCATTTGAAGGAAATCCCACCACCTTGTCATGGGTTTTATGCATGTCTAGTTTCAAAATAACCTAGAATTTCTTCTATCTCTTCTTTATCCTCATCTAATGCAATATTTCCTAAATAATAAGaatattgtcttgtatttgtcGGCCTTTGACAAATGCACTTTTTTCGGTGGCAATAATCtctggaaaccaagatttcgatCTATTGGCCAGCGCCTTTGTAATGATTTTGTAGCTAAAATTATATAAGCTAATTGGTTTAAATTGACATATACTTCctagacttttaacttttgGAATAAGGGAGATATGTGTCTTGTTAAGGAGGGGATCAAGATTACTTGACTCAAAGAAGCTCTAAACCAAATTGCATCACATCCATTTTAATATCTTCCTAGAAATGCTGGTAAAACTGTCCATTTAGTTCATCTGACCCTAGGGCTTTTAGGGAGCTCCCTGTAAAATGGCTTCTTTCACTTCCTTTAAAGATATGGCAGCCATCAAATTCTCATTTGTTTCTATACTAACTAGGCTTTGGCATTGATCTAAGATGGGTAAAAAATCTCTTGGCCCCACCAACTTGTAAAATGACCGGTATAGTCCTTTATGTGTTGCTTAAGCACCTTGGAGTCCCTACTCCAACTCTGTTCATCCACCTTCAATATGGTTATTCTGTTTCGTTGCCTTCTCTATACCATTGTGGCATGgaaataatttgtatttttataacCCCCTTAGAGCCAATTTATCCAGGATCTTAAGCCCCAATACATCTCTTCATGTCTCCATAACTAATCAATATTCTTCTTTAACTATTGAATTTCTTCCTTGTTGGACATCTCGGCATTACTGTTGGTGATGTCCATTAGTCTTTTTTTGAGGCCCTTGATTTGGTATGATGCATTAGAAAACTTCTCCCTACCCTATGATGCTAATTCTATCGTAACTTGTTGGATTTTCTGCGAAAAACGTCTATAGCCCTGCTGATCCTCAGCCTATATGCCTATAATAATGTCCCCACATTCTTGTTCTTCCAACCAATATATTTCGAATTTGAAATCTCTTCATCCTTTTTCATGAACTGGGTATAATGAGAGGAGGAGTGGGCTATGATCTGACCCTACTGCTGGTAAAGCCAGAACTTCTGCATTTAGGAAAGTGACTCGCCATTCCATAGTACATATGACCTTATCCACTCTCTTTTTCACCAAGGCTTCTCTTTTCCTGTTGTTGGCCCACACGTATGCGCATCCTTAGCCATCAATATCCATTAAGGAGCAGTTGTTTAGAAAATCCCAAAAGGCAACTATTTTATGGTAGTCTGCTCCCCTTTTTCTTGCCTTCTCCCAACTATACATAATATCATTGAAATCACCCATGCATATCCAAGAGAATTAATTAGCTACGTGAAAGCCACGGAGCTATTGTCATAACTAGGGCCTTTCCTGAAAATTTGTTGAAGGATGAAGAAATGTAATTCTCATATGATTGTCACTAGTGGGATCTTCACAATCCATATCGATGAAATCATttatatcaaagaaattgttTGAACTTGAGTTCACATTTGCTTGAACCTCTTCACTCCCCATAAGCGCCAAACCCCCGACAATTCCTATTGGTTACACCAAGAACGAATTCTGGTATTTGAGTCTCCTTTGAACCCATTCTACCATCATCTCTTTGTTTTTGGTTTCCATCAGAAAAACCATATTAGGCCTTTCAAGGGCCACTAAAGCTCAAAGCTCCTGAAATGCCCGGGGGTTGCCTAGCCTCTAACAATTCCAACTCAAGATCCTTATGATGTTTCCGGTGGTTTGTTAGGACTAGTCGCCAAAGCTCATTCATTCTCCCTTTTACTAGCTAAATAGGTGTCTCTAACAGCTCCATCTCATCAATCGCTAAAGAACTCGACCCCTGaaccttcttttatttttttgttctttgaaactTTACCCCTTTCTTGTTGGTTCCTCCTGTTTCCTTTAGCCCTCTAGTAGTTAAGGCTAGTAGATACAACAATTGTTTCCCACTAGGCCTTTACTATTGAGAATGTAATTCCTTCATCCATTTGCTCATTTGAGGAGggattttccaacttttttttttttttttacttcaaataAGGGTAGCATTAGTCTCAAGCCCTTTCGACCCCCACGATCTCCATATTAGACAACTAAATTGGGGTTTTAGGTACatattcctcttcctcttgattaGGGACTATTTTCTTATAAAAGACTTCCCAATGAGGGCTCCGTTCCTGCACCTCCACTTTGAGTCAAGGGATATATTTTCCAGTCCTATTATTTGTCCATTTTGTATTTTCAT harbors:
- the LOC104441238 gene encoding uncharacterized protein At1g03900: MEKEESRSKDQQSPEDADEAEPIELVLFQVSECYVYLIPPRKSAASYRADEWDVNKWAWEGALKVISKGEECIIKLEDKITGDLYARAFLRNGEPHPVEAVIDSSRYFVLRIEENIGGRMRHAFIGIGFRERTEAYDFQAALHDHMKYLDKKKTAEEMEQQYQHKSSGDFSLKEGETLKLQLKNKSSSSLKSKHLEQSLNSLSLEKANKEEPVVCLKPPPPPPAPLSPVTSGCESTEDVPPHSSSRQLPEHKALSSNKEELGQSNSNDDQSAQEVPDDDFGDFQTAG